A region of Leptospira bouyouniensis DNA encodes the following proteins:
- a CDS encoding HD domain-containing protein: protein MKPHPYIPDSSICNRVIEYLYDVQPEYLTNHCLRSHAFATLLSETIKEKIDREVLFCTTALHDLGLCQHGKQKSRFEVLGADIAVDFLSQNGFEKNKCDIVWDGIALHTSFEIALRKQPEIANAASGIMFDVIGGPQLRIIGKTNLEKILTIYPRVNLKNNLVTDMVSYIQQNPKTVTGTILSEVAIRKSPETNCPNFVKLIEEAPFPE from the coding sequence ATGAAACCTCATCCCTATATCCCAGATTCTAGTATTTGCAACCGTGTTATAGAATATCTATATGATGTTCAACCTGAATATTTAACCAATCATTGCCTAAGAAGCCATGCGTTTGCAACACTACTTTCAGAAACCATAAAAGAAAAAATAGATCGTGAAGTTTTATTTTGCACAACTGCATTACATGATTTGGGGTTATGCCAACACGGAAAACAAAAGAGTAGATTCGAAGTGCTAGGCGCAGACATTGCGGTAGATTTTTTATCTCAAAATGGTTTTGAAAAAAATAAATGTGATATAGTTTGGGATGGAATAGCATTGCACACTTCATTCGAAATAGCACTTCGAAAACAACCCGAAATTGCCAACGCAGCATCTGGTATCATGTTCGATGTGATAGGCGGGCCTCAACTTAGAATCATAGGAAAAACAAATTTGGAAAAAATACTTACAATCTATCCAAGAGTCAATTTAAAAAATAATTTAGTCACTGACATGGTCTCTTACATCCAACAGAATCCAAAAACGGTTACAGGTACAATTTTATCTGAAGTCGCAATCAGAAAATCCCCTGAAACAAATTGTCCCAACTTTGTTAAATTAATTGAAGAAGCACCATTCCCAGAATAA
- the rpsB gene encoding 30S ribosomal protein S2 gives MSVISMKSLLEAGVHFGHQTRRWNPKMSPYVYTARNGIHIIDLQKTVQKTKEAYDALKKLTGQGKKVLFVGTKKQARGAIERAAQACSMYYVSNRWLGGLLTNWNTVKKSIARLKRLEQMEENNSFEQEARTKKEALSLKRELEKLRQTLGGIKDMAVVPEILFVIDPKKEEIAVKEAKKLGLKVFAVIDTNCDPEPIDYPIPGNDDAIRAISLFLDTMANAVLEGTGGEVIQTNFAEDMDAEQLALEYQGEYDESGKFIMDDELPPVAKDIPVDAEAAKKVAEVVTEEKPAEGKE, from the coding sequence ATGTCAGTAATTTCCATGAAAAGTCTGCTAGAAGCAGGCGTACACTTCGGTCACCAAACACGTCGTTGGAACCCAAAAATGAGTCCGTATGTTTATACAGCTCGTAACGGGATCCACATCATCGACCTCCAAAAGACAGTTCAAAAAACAAAAGAAGCTTATGATGCTTTGAAAAAGTTAACTGGCCAAGGAAAAAAAGTTCTCTTCGTTGGAACTAAAAAACAAGCTCGTGGTGCCATTGAAAGAGCAGCACAAGCGTGCAGTATGTACTATGTATCTAACCGTTGGTTAGGTGGACTTTTAACAAACTGGAACACTGTAAAGAAGTCAATTGCTCGTTTAAAACGACTTGAGCAAATGGAAGAGAACAACTCTTTCGAACAAGAAGCTAGAACTAAAAAAGAAGCTCTTTCCCTCAAACGTGAATTAGAGAAACTCCGCCAAACTCTTGGTGGAATTAAAGATATGGCAGTGGTTCCTGAAATTCTTTTTGTGATTGATCCTAAAAAAGAAGAAATCGCAGTGAAAGAAGCAAAAAAACTTGGTTTAAAAGTATTTGCTGTGATTGATACAAACTGTGATCCAGAGCCAATCGATTACCCAATTCCAGGTAACGATGATGCGATCCGTGCAATTTCCTTATTCCTTGATACTATGGCAAATGCTGTTCTTGAAGGAACAGGTGGAGAAGTCATCCAAACTAATTTTGCAGAAGATATGGACGCAGAACAACTTGCTCTTGAATACCAAGGTGAGTATGATGAGTCCGGAAAATTCATTATGGACGATGAACTCCCGCCAGTAGCAAAAGACATCCCAGTGGATGCAGAAGCTGCAAAAAAAGTAGCTGAAGTAGTCACAGAAGAAAAACCAGCAGAAGGTAAAGAGTAA
- the tsf gene encoding translation elongation factor Ts, translated as MAVSSEQIKDLRERTGAGMMDCKKALEEKGGDIEKAVTYLREKGLAKAAKRAGRETGEGKVIAYVHGTGKTGVLVELNCETDFVANNEAFEALGKEIALQITAMSPLYVSEESIPKSEIENEMNVQKALLEKEGKKADQIEKILPGKMKKYYEEICLIHQKSIRDNSKTINDLLQEAIAKFGENITVGRFSRFQVGGN; from the coding sequence ATGGCTGTTAGCTCCGAACAAATCAAAGACCTCCGCGAACGTACAGGCGCGGGGATGATGGACTGCAAAAAAGCCCTTGAAGAAAAGGGTGGTGATATTGAGAAAGCAGTTACCTATTTAAGAGAAAAAGGATTAGCGAAGGCAGCAAAACGAGCTGGTCGCGAAACTGGTGAAGGTAAGGTCATCGCTTACGTTCACGGAACAGGGAAAACAGGAGTTCTCGTCGAACTCAATTGTGAAACTGATTTCGTAGCAAATAACGAAGCGTTTGAAGCTCTTGGAAAAGAGATCGCATTACAAATCACAGCTATGAGCCCTCTTTATGTAAGTGAAGAGTCTATTCCTAAGTCTGAAATTGAGAACGAAATGAACGTGCAAAAAGCTCTTCTAGAAAAAGAAGGGAAAAAAGCAGATCAAATCGAAAAAATCCTTCCAGGTAAAATGAAAAAATACTACGAAGAGATTTGTCTCATCCACCAAAAATCAATCCGTGACAACTCCAAAACCATCAATGACCTCCTCCAAGAAGCCATTGCAAAATTTGGAGAGAACATTACTGTTGGTAGGTTCTCGAGGTTCCAAGTAGGTGGGAACTAG
- the pyrH gene encoding UMP kinase, producing MGTSPRFKRILIKISGEALAGEGELGIDTNKTFSLAGQIKEVHDLGLEVAVVVGGGNMIRGETLAKSGMDRATADYMGMLGTIMNGLALQDACEKQGMFTRVLSAIEMKSVAEPYIRRRAVRHLEKNRVIIFAGGTGNPYFTTDTTASLRAVEVGCEVILKATKVDGVYTADPKKDPSAKRYLQVSFMESIKHRLKVMDSTALSLCMDNNMPIIVFDIFKAGNLRKLIDGETIGTLISNSEEVILDGR from the coding sequence GTGGGAACTAGTCCGCGTTTCAAACGCATCCTAATTAAAATCTCCGGCGAAGCACTCGCCGGTGAGGGTGAACTTGGTATTGATACCAACAAAACATTCTCACTTGCCGGACAAATCAAAGAAGTTCATGACTTAGGTCTCGAAGTGGCTGTGGTTGTTGGCGGTGGGAATATGATCCGCGGCGAAACCTTAGCAAAATCAGGAATGGACCGTGCCACTGCCGATTATATGGGAATGCTCGGAACCATCATGAATGGACTCGCCTTACAAGATGCATGCGAAAAACAAGGGATGTTTACCCGAGTTCTTTCTGCCATCGAAATGAAATCCGTTGCCGAACCTTATATTCGAAGGCGAGCAGTCCGCCACTTAGAAAAAAATCGTGTGATTATTTTTGCAGGTGGAACAGGAAACCCTTACTTTACAACAGATACCACTGCATCTTTACGCGCAGTTGAAGTTGGATGTGAAGTGATACTGAAAGCAACCAAAGTGGACGGTGTGTACACGGCTGATCCAAAAAAAGACCCAAGTGCAAAACGATACTTACAAGTTTCATTTATGGAGTCCATCAAACATCGTTTAAAGGTAATGGATTCAACAGCACTTAGTTTATGTATGGATAATAATATGCCCATCATAGTCTTTGATATTTTTAAAGCTGGTAATTTGAGAAAACTAATCGATGGGGAAACGATCGGTACATTGATTTCCAATTCGGAGGAAGTGATTCTAGATGGTAGATGA
- a CDS encoding DUF6544 family protein — MQASMKGIPFRVYHSYAKENATIKVKILSLFDIVDIKYVYVRRSLAMIDVNHLVTSQ; from the coding sequence ATGCAGGCAAGCATGAAAGGGATTCCTTTTCGTGTGTACCATTCTTATGCTAAAGAAAATGCCACCATAAAAGTAAAGATTCTGTCTTTATTTGATATTGTGGATATAAAGTATGTTTACGTTAGACGATCATTAGCAATGATTGATGTTAATCATCTAGTAACTAGTCAATAA
- a CDS encoding GlxA family transcriptional regulator, translated as MKELIHVQIFLYDHFLLTSAASFYDTFMMANRISEVAFRGRWKWKVDFISVKGGKIQSSSGIQVVTKRYQRYKQKSIILIPGLDHLNVDEIIALLPELSSEIQFFKNLQEPIYASCSAGYLLAESGKLNSCSIASSWWLHSDFSYRYPKVQLQMDKLIVRNQNITTSGGAFSSIDLALRSLTDTSKEILSKSVANILAVDPKRELQSPYKQWLHNSQATWILKLERKLLSDLSYPWQIEDLAEITNLHPRTLFRKMKQELNLTPKKYLEKLRIQKAKQMLANENLRISDLCYHCGYEDLSHFQKVFKKTVGMSPGEYRDRFIKKR; from the coding sequence ATGAAAGAATTGATTCATGTTCAGATTTTTTTGTACGATCATTTTTTACTTACATCCGCTGCTTCCTTTTATGACACGTTTATGATGGCAAATCGAATCTCAGAAGTTGCTTTTCGAGGCAGATGGAAATGGAAAGTGGATTTTATTTCCGTAAAAGGGGGTAAAATCCAATCTTCTTCCGGGATTCAAGTAGTGACCAAAAGGTACCAAAGATACAAACAAAAATCGATCATTTTGATACCTGGGCTTGATCATTTAAATGTTGATGAGATCATAGCCTTGCTCCCCGAGCTATCGTCTGAGATTCAATTTTTTAAAAATTTGCAAGAACCAATTTATGCAAGTTGTTCTGCGGGATATTTATTGGCGGAATCTGGGAAATTAAATTCTTGTAGTATTGCATCAAGTTGGTGGTTACATTCTGATTTTTCTTATCGTTATCCTAAAGTCCAATTGCAAATGGATAAGTTGATTGTAAGGAATCAAAATATCACAACTTCAGGTGGAGCGTTTAGCTCGATTGACTTAGCGTTACGTTCGCTTACGGATACATCCAAAGAGATCCTATCAAAATCGGTTGCGAATATATTAGCTGTGGATCCGAAGAGAGAACTTCAATCTCCTTATAAGCAATGGCTTCATAATTCTCAGGCCACTTGGATTTTGAAGTTGGAACGGAAATTATTAAGTGATTTAAGTTACCCTTGGCAAATTGAAGATTTAGCAGAGATTACCAATTTACATCCAAGGACTTTGTTTCGGAAGATGAAACAAGAATTGAACCTAACTCCAAAAAAATATTTAGAGAAGTTGCGTATCCAGAAAGCAAAACAAATGTTAGCGAATGAAAATCTTAGAATTTCAGATTTGTGTTATCATTGTGGTTATGAAGATCTATCTCACTTTCAAAAGGTTTTTAAAAAAACAGTAGGAATGAGCCCTGGTGAGTATAGAGACAGATTTATAAAAAAAAGATAA